The genomic window CCGTCATGTCTCTATAGCAGAGTTCACACGCCCGATCGAGAGTTCCTGCCTGCGGTTCTTGGTGGCCTCAGGCGCCGCTAGCGCGCATCGGCGCGGTGCCTTGCTGGGGGTGGACCCGGGCGCGCTCGACCGCCCCTACGCTTCACCGCTAGCTTTCTGGCGGAACCGGGCAGTTCCCGCAGCCGGTAGACACTGGGATCGACTCCAGTCGGGACTGGAAAAATTGTAATCTTGGTGCTACATATCCCGCCGATCTGTAGTGCGAAGGTGGCAAATGCCTACTCCACATACCCCTCCCGCGGCCGTGCGCCGCGCCCTGCGGAAGCTCGGCGCGGATATCCACGACGCCCGCCGCCGTCGCAAGCTGCCTATGGCGGTCGTGGCGGAGCGTGCTTTCACATCCCGGTCGACCCTACAAAGGGTCGAAGCCGGCGACACCAATGTCAGCATAGGCATCTATGCCGGCGTGCTGCAGGCCCTCGGCCTGCTCGACGGCCTGAGCCAGGTCGCCGACCTCAGCAACGACAGCGTCGGACAGGCGTTGGCCAGCGCCGATCTGCCCAAGCACATTCATCTCAAGCGGCCATCCGGATCGTCCCGCGATGGCTGACTTCGAGGTTCATATCGATCTGGACGG from Rhizobium sp. Pop5 includes these protein-coding regions:
- a CDS encoding helix-turn-helix domain-containing protein, whose translation is MPTPHTPPAAVRRALRKLGADIHDARRRRKLPMAVVAERAFTSRSTLQRVEAGDTNVSIGIYAGVLQALGLLDGLSQVADLSNDSVGQALASADLPKHIHLKRPSGSSRDG